In one window of Dokdonia sp. PRO95 DNA:
- the hemL gene encoding glutamate-1-semialdehyde 2,1-aminomutase, which yields MIYKRSSELFVAAQKVIPGGVNSPVRAFKSVGGDPVFVKEAKGAYLYDEDGRRLIDYIASWGPMILGHAHKPVVDAVVEKAQKGTSFGMPTEIETKIAELAISMVPGIDKIRFVNSGTEACMSAVRLARGFSGREKIIKFAGCYHGHSDSFLIQAGSGAVTFGSPNSPGVTAGTAKDTLLADYNNLDKVKELFEANPGEIAAIIIEPVAGNMGCILPAEGFLQGLRELCDEHGTLLIFDEVMTGFRLAKGGVQELMDVRADIVTFGKVIGGGLPVGAFAARTEIMSHLAPEGPVYQAGTLSGNPLAMAAGLAMLTELNNSDVFESLAKKTEYLHKGIDKALTDSGVTFTINRIGSMISVHFAEGAVTDFKSAAVGDNDTFKKFFHGLLEEGIYIAPSAYESWFLNDALSYEDLDETIAAVAKVGKTL from the coding sequence ATGATTTATAAAAGGAGTAGTGAGCTCTTTGTGGCAGCTCAAAAAGTAATACCAGGAGGCGTAAATAGTCCCGTAAGAGCTTTTAAATCTGTAGGAGGAGATCCTGTATTTGTAAAAGAAGCAAAGGGAGCTTATTTATATGATGAAGATGGACGCAGGCTTATCGATTACATCGCTTCATGGGGGCCTATGATTTTAGGTCATGCACATAAACCTGTGGTAGATGCTGTTGTTGAAAAAGCACAAAAAGGTACTTCCTTTGGAATGCCTACAGAGATAGAAACAAAAATTGCCGAGCTTGCCATCTCTATGGTGCCGGGTATTGATAAAATACGCTTTGTAAATAGTGGTACAGAAGCCTGCATGAGTGCAGTGCGTCTTGCTCGCGGATTCTCAGGAAGAGAGAAGATTATCAAATTTGCAGGTTGTTATCACGGTCACTCTGACTCATTTCTTATTCAAGCAGGAAGTGGTGCAGTAACCTTTGGATCTCCTAATAGTCCAGGAGTAACTGCTGGTACAGCAAAAGATACTTTACTTGCAGATTATAATAATCTAGATAAGGTAAAAGAACTTTTTGAAGCAAATCCAGGTGAGATTGCTGCAATTATTATAGAACCTGTTGCAGGTAACATGGGTTGTATTCTCCCTGCTGAAGGATTCTTGCAAGGCTTGCGTGAGCTATGTGATGAGCATGGAACACTACTCATATTTGATGAGGTGATGACAGGCTTTAGACTAGCAAAAGGTGGTGTGCAAGAACTTATGGATGTTCGTGCAGATATTGTCACTTTCGGAAAAGTAATAGGTGGAGGATTACCTGTAGGAGCTTTTGCAGCTCGCACAGAAATCATGAGTCATCTTGCTCCAGAAGGACCAGTATATCAAGCGGGAACGTTAAGTGGGAATCCGCTAGCGATGGCTGCGGGACTAGCCATGCTTACAGAACTTAATAACAGTGATGTTTTTGAAAGTCTAGCAAAGAAAACCGAGTACCTACATAAAGGAATAGATAAGGCCTTAACTGATAGTGGAGTGACCTTTACTATAAACCGAATTGGCTCGATGATTTCTGTACACTTTGCCGAAGGTGCAGTGACAGATTTCAAATCGGCTGCGGTGGGGGATAATGATACGTTCAAGAAATTCTTCCATGGATTACTTGAAGAGGGTATTTACATAGCACCAAGTGCCTATGAAAGCTGGTTCTTAAATGACGCTCTTTCTTATGAAGATCTTGATGAGACCATTGCTGCGGTAGCAAAGGTGGGAAAGACGTTGTAA
- a CDS encoding zinc-dependent metalloprotease: MNKKLSYVVATLFAITIASCSTSQSKVASKASASKSKPKDSKNAIKPYGKVITKDAKTDEGLFTVHKLDDKYFYEIPDSLMGREMLMVTRIAKTAGGLGFGGGKQNTSVLRWEVKDKKVLLRVVSHQVYAADSLPISEAVKNSNFEPVLYAFDVKAYKKDSASGNKNIVIDASPLFETDVKPLGLPQRRRKGLKVTKLDGKRSYIDTIRSYPQNIEVRSVKTYSGSALPSNNATGTLSLMMSNSMILLPKEPMQRRMFDERVGWFGRGQTDYGLDLQKSKTIRYLDRWRLEVKDEDLAAFNRGELVEPKKQIVYYIDRATPKKWVPYIKQGIEDWQVAFEAAGFKNAIIAADPPSVEEDPDWSPEDVRYSVVRYLASPIPNANGPHVSDPRSGEILESDINWYHNVMTLLHNWYFVQTAAINPEARSNEFKDEIMGRLIRFVSSHEVGHTLGLPHNMGSSVAYAVDDLRDPEFTKKYGTAPSIMDYARFNYVAQPGDGDVALMPNIGIYDKYAIKWGYRPIPSANSAEEEKKTLDSWILEHAGDPMYRFGRQQRGVIDPSSQTEDLGDDAMKASAYGIANLKRIVPNLIEWTAEEGQNYDELDKMYGQVLSQYNRYMGHVAANVGGVYEMYKTYDQEGAVYTHVPKAKQKEALNFIQAQLFKTPEWLLDNNIFDKIENAGSVERVRGFQTRTLNNLLDFGRMARMLENEALNDADAYSLVTMMSDLRAGLFSELRSRQAIDIYRRNLQRAYVERLEFIMTENQSGGRFFSGTRVNVGQSDIRAVVRAELKDLKRDLQNNRLRDRMSRIHAEDLVERINMILDPK, from the coding sequence ATGAATAAAAAATTATCCTATGTAGTGGCAACCCTATTTGCCATTACTATCGCAAGTTGTAGCACGTCACAATCTAAAGTTGCCAGCAAGGCAAGTGCTTCAAAATCCAAACCAAAAGACAGTAAAAATGCCATTAAACCTTATGGCAAAGTAATTACTAAAGATGCAAAGACTGATGAAGGTCTTTTTACCGTACACAAACTAGACGACAAGTATTTTTATGAGATTCCAGACTCCCTGATGGGTCGCGAGATGCTCATGGTAACGCGTATTGCAAAAACTGCTGGAGGCTTAGGCTTTGGTGGTGGAAAGCAAAACACCTCTGTATTACGCTGGGAAGTAAAAGACAAAAAAGTATTACTACGTGTGGTGTCACACCAAGTATATGCTGCAGACTCACTTCCTATCTCTGAGGCTGTAAAGAACAGTAACTTTGAGCCAGTTTTATATGCTTTTGATGTAAAGGCTTATAAGAAGGATTCTGCCTCTGGAAATAAAAATATCGTAATCGATGCTAGTCCGTTATTTGAGACAGATGTCAAGCCTTTAGGTTTGCCACAAAGACGCCGTAAAGGGCTTAAAGTGACAAAGCTTGACGGAAAGCGATCTTACATAGACACGATAAGAAGCTACCCGCAAAACATTGAGGTGCGTAGTGTAAAAACATATAGTGGTAGCGCTTTACCGTCTAATAATGCTACGGGTACACTCTCATTAATGATGAGTAACTCCATGATCTTATTGCCAAAAGAACCTATGCAACGCCGTATGTTTGACGAGCGTGTAGGGTGGTTTGGACGTGGTCAAACAGATTACGGTCTTGACTTACAAAAGAGCAAAACTATACGCTACCTAGACAGATGGAGACTTGAGGTAAAAGATGAAGATCTTGCTGCCTTTAATCGTGGTGAGCTTGTAGAGCCTAAAAAACAAATCGTTTATTATATAGATCGTGCTACTCCAAAGAAATGGGTACCATATATCAAACAAGGTATAGAAGACTGGCAAGTAGCTTTTGAAGCTGCAGGTTTTAAAAACGCTATCATCGCTGCCGATCCTCCATCTGTAGAGGAAGATCCAGACTGGAGTCCAGAAGATGTACGTTATAGTGTGGTGCGCTACCTAGCTTCTCCTATTCCTAATGCAAATGGACCTCACGTAAGTGACCCACGCTCTGGAGAGATTTTAGAAAGTGACATTAACTGGTACCACAACGTAATGACATTATTACACAACTGGTATTTTGTACAGACTGCAGCTATCAACCCAGAAGCTCGTAGCAACGAGTTTAAAGATGAAATCATGGGACGACTAATTCGTTTTGTGAGTTCGCACGAAGTTGGTCACACACTTGGACTTCCACACAACATGGGAAGTAGTGTTGCTTATGCAGTAGATGATTTACGTGATCCTGAGTTTACTAAGAAATATGGAACTGCACCATCAATCATGGATTATGCACGTTTTAACTACGTAGCACAACCAGGAGACGGTGATGTAGCTTTAATGCCTAACATAGGTATTTATGACAAGTATGCTATTAAGTGGGGTTACCGCCCTATCCCGTCTGCAAACAGCGCTGAAGAAGAGAAGAAAACACTAGACAGCTGGATTCTTGAGCATGCTGGAGATCCTATGTACCGTTTTGGGAGACAGCAAAGAGGTGTGATTGATCCTAGCTCGCAAACAGAAGATCTAGGTGATGATGCTATGAAAGCAAGTGCTTATGGTATTGCAAACCTTAAACGCATCGTTCCTAACCTAATCGAGTGGACCGCCGAAGAAGGTCAAAACTATGATGAGCTAGATAAAATGTATGGCCAAGTATTATCACAGTACAACCGTTATATGGGCCATGTTGCAGCTAACGTAGGTGGTGTATATGAAATGTACAAAACCTATGATCAAGAAGGAGCCGTGTACACACACGTTCCTAAAGCAAAACAGAAAGAAGCATTAAACTTCATCCAGGCACAACTCTTTAAAACCCCAGAGTGGTTACTAGACAACAATATTTTTGACAAAATTGAAAATGCTGGAAGTGTAGAGCGCGTGAGAGGTTTCCAGACTAGAACACTTAACAACCTTCTCGACTTTGGACGTATGGCTCGTATGCTTGAAAATGAAGCATTAAACGATGCAGATGCATACTCACTAGTTACTATGATGTCTGACCTAAGAGCTGGTTTATTCTCAGAGTTGAGAAGCCGCCAAGCCATAGATATTTACCGTCGTAACTTGCAGCGTGCATATGTAGAGCGCCTTGAGTTCATCATGACAGAAAATCAAAGTGGTGGTCGCTTCTTTAGCGGGACTAGAGTAAATGTAGGTCAGAGTGATATACGTGCCGTAGTACGTGCAGAGCTTAAAGATCTTAAACGTGATTTACAAAACAACAGACTTAGAGACCGTATGAGCCGCATACATGCAGAAGACCTTGTAGAGCGTATCAATATGATACTTGATCCTAAGTAA
- the yiaA gene encoding inner membrane protein YiaA — translation MENQFETPVTEKKSKKKEPFSNKPTGAFISASWSALFVGMISFCVGLWNADMYLNEKGYYFTVLLFGLFAVVSVQKSVRDRLEGVPVTDIYYGISWFVTIVSILLLVVGLWNADLDLSEKGFYGMSFTLSLFSAIAVQKNTRDVKFIDSLNDN, via the coding sequence ATGGAAAATCAATTTGAAACACCCGTAACAGAAAAGAAGAGTAAAAAGAAAGAACCATTTTCAAACAAGCCTACAGGAGCTTTTATAAGTGCATCATGGAGTGCATTATTTGTAGGGATGATATCCTTTTGTGTAGGACTATGGAATGCAGATATGTACCTTAATGAAAAGGGATATTACTTTACCGTATTATTATTTGGATTATTTGCCGTAGTATCTGTACAAAAAAGCGTGAGGGATAGACTAGAAGGAGTCCCAGTGACAGATATTTATTATGGTATAAGTTGGTTTGTAACCATCGTCTCTATCTTACTACTCGTTGTAGGTTTATGGAATGCAGATCTAGATTTAAGTGAGAAAGGATTTTATGGAATGTCTTTTACGTTAAGTCTGTTTTCGGCCATAGCGGTGCAGAAAAACACACGAGATGTAAAGTTTATAGATAGTCTTAATGACAACTAG
- a CDS encoding DUF393 domain-containing protein: MKPLQEKSIIIFDGACNLCNGVVGWLIKFAPSGLFECIAFQSPKGQHILKEYGKPTDRLDTVMLIDNQELHTHSDGFLKIVSKIPKWKAVATLLAFIPRIIRDYIYNTASRNRLKWFGASSSCTINI, translated from the coding sequence ATGAAACCTTTACAAGAAAAAAGCATAATTATTTTTGATGGAGCATGCAATCTCTGTAATGGTGTTGTGGGCTGGCTTATTAAGTTTGCACCAAGCGGATTGTTTGAATGTATCGCCTTTCAGTCTCCAAAAGGACAGCATATTTTAAAAGAATACGGCAAGCCTACGGATCGATTGGACACAGTAATGCTCATTGATAATCAAGAGTTACACACGCACTCTGATGGATTTTTAAAGATTGTTTCAAAAATCCCAAAATGGAAAGCAGTAGCAACATTGCTCGCATTTATCCCAAGGATCATACGTGATTATATTTACAATACCGCTTCTCGCAATAGACTCAAATGGTTTGGTGCTTCTTCATCTTGTACCATCAATATTTAA
- a CDS encoding DsbA family oxidoreductase: MKKEKLKIDIVSDVVCPWCTVGYKRLEKAISELGIEDQIEIEWQPFELNPQMPAEGQNVDEHITEKYGSTAAQQKESKQRLIDAGNELGFTFDYFDDMRIVNTFDAHVLLEYAKKFDKQTELKMRLTTAYFSERKDVSQREVLKQALLDVGLDAEEGMALLENEEARYEVRTQQGYWKNLGVNSVPTIVFNRKSAVTGAQPVDLFKKVLSELITE; the protein is encoded by the coding sequence ATGAAGAAAGAAAAATTAAAAATAGATATTGTCTCAGATGTAGTTTGCCCATGGTGTACCGTAGGTTACAAACGACTTGAAAAAGCAATATCAGAACTTGGTATTGAAGACCAAATAGAGATTGAGTGGCAACCGTTTGAATTAAACCCTCAAATGCCTGCCGAAGGTCAAAATGTAGATGAGCATATTACAGAAAAATATGGCTCAACTGCAGCGCAACAAAAAGAGTCTAAGCAACGACTAATAGATGCTGGAAATGAGCTTGGTTTTACGTTTGACTATTTTGACGATATGAGAATTGTAAATACTTTTGATGCGCACGTACTATTAGAGTATGCAAAGAAATTTGACAAGCAAACGGAATTAAAAATGCGACTTACTACTGCTTATTTTAGTGAGCGTAAGGATGTATCACAAAGAGAGGTCTTAAAACAAGCACTTCTCGACGTTGGCTTAGATGCAGAAGAAGGTATGGCCTTACTTGAAAATGAAGAAGCTCGTTATGAAGTAAGAACACAGCAAGGTTACTGGAAGAATTTAGGTGTAAACTCAGTTCCTACCATTGTTTTTAATAGAAAGAGTGCAGTTACTGGAGCACAACCTGTAGATTTATTTAAGAAAGTACTCTCAGAACTTATTACTGAATAA
- a CDS encoding EthD family reductase produces the protein MIKVSVMYPNSEDVKFDTDYYKNSHLPMIQESLGDALKGLELEVGIAGRAPGELAPYVAIAHLKFDSVASFQESFAPHGEKFAADVENYSNVQGELQISEIIDL, from the coding sequence ATGATAAAAGTATCTGTAATGTACCCTAATAGCGAGGATGTCAAATTTGACACCGACTATTATAAAAATAGTCACTTACCTATGATTCAAGAATCACTAGGTGACGCATTAAAGGGATTAGAACTAGAAGTAGGAATCGCTGGAAGAGCTCCTGGAGAGCTTGCTCCTTATGTAGCGATTGCTCATTTAAAATTTGATAGTGTTGCTTCTTTCCAAGAGAGCTTTGCACCACACGGAGAAAAATTTGCAGCAGACGTTGAGAACTACAGCAACGTTCAAGGAGAATTGCAGATAAGTGAAATCATAGATTTGTAA
- a CDS encoding SDR family oxidoreductase yields the protein MSIAIENKVALVTGANRGIGKAIVESFLDHGAKKVYLAVRDTNSTKELEEKYGDKVVTLQADVSNTASIKTLAEHATDVDVVVNNAGIGTPQSIISDDVEEDFLNQLQVNAFGLVRVANAFAKTLESNKGALVQLNSIASIKNFSQLSTYSASKAASYSLTQGIRTELSPRGINVLSVHPGPVDTDMAEKAGFENGATTSEISEGIVSALKAGDFHLFPDDMAKQFEKEYENFSNNIVTSDFSE from the coding sequence ATGAGTATTGCAATAGAAAATAAAGTAGCATTAGTCACTGGCGCAAATAGAGGTATTGGTAAAGCGATTGTGGAGTCATTTTTAGACCACGGAGCAAAGAAAGTATATCTAGCGGTACGTGATACAAACTCTACAAAAGAACTAGAAGAAAAGTATGGTGATAAAGTAGTCACTTTACAAGCAGATGTGTCAAACACAGCCTCAATAAAAACACTAGCAGAACACGCTACAGATGTAGATGTAGTAGTAAACAATGCAGGTATAGGTACACCACAGTCTATCATAAGTGATGATGTAGAAGAAGATTTTCTTAATCAGCTACAGGTGAATGCTTTTGGATTAGTACGTGTTGCAAACGCTTTCGCGAAAACGTTAGAAAGCAACAAAGGAGCGCTTGTACAATTGAACTCTATTGCTTCTATCAAGAATTTCTCTCAACTCTCTACATACTCTGCATCAAAAGCAGCATCGTATTCTTTAACACAAGGAATTCGCACAGAGTTAAGTCCGCGAGGAATTAATGTATTAAGTGTACACCCAGGACCAGTAGATACAGATATGGCAGAAAAGGCAGGCTTTGAAAATGGAGCTACAACTTCTGAAATTTCTGAAGGAATTGTAAGCGCATTAAAAGCTGGAGATTTTCACTTATTTCCAGATGACATGGCAAAGCAGTTTGAGAAAGAATACGAGAACTTCTCTAACAACATCGTAACTTCAGATTTTTCGGAGTAA
- a CDS encoding carboxymuconolactone decarboxylase family protein: protein MTTLKVHNIESAPQESKPLLEGSLKSFGMLPGLHGVLAESPQILKAYQELHELFTNSSFNADELTVVWQTINVEHACHYCVPAHTGIAKMMKVDDAIIEALRNETPLEDAKLEALRTFTLSLTRNRGNVSQEDLTAFYAAGYGERQVLDIILGLSQKVISNYTNHIANTPVDAAFEKFAWEKK from the coding sequence ATGACAACATTAAAAGTTCACAACATCGAGAGTGCTCCACAAGAGAGTAAACCATTATTAGAAGGTTCTTTAAAGTCTTTCGGGATGCTTCCAGGATTACACGGAGTACTTGCAGAGTCTCCACAAATCTTAAAAGCATACCAAGAACTACATGAGTTATTTACAAACTCTTCATTTAACGCAGACGAGTTAACGGTAGTATGGCAAACAATTAACGTAGAGCATGCATGTCACTACTGCGTACCAGCACACACAGGTATCGCAAAAATGATGAAAGTAGATGACGCAATCATCGAGGCTTTACGTAACGAGACTCCATTAGAAGATGCAAAACTAGAGGCACTACGTACATTCACTTTATCGCTTACACGTAATCGTGGTAACGTTTCTCAAGAAGATCTTACTGCATTTTATGCAGCTGGGTATGGAGAAAGACAAGTACTAGATATCATCTTAGGATTATCTCAAAAAGTAATAAGTAACTATACAAATCACATCGCAAACACACCTGTAGATGCTGCATTTGAAAAGTTTGCTTGGGAGAAAAAATAA
- a CDS encoding TetR/AcrR family transcriptional regulator — MARKKNYDEREVVEKAMNLFWKNTYESTSMQMLEKEMGINKFSIYASFGNKHGLFLASLAYYKEKVGAIIKKFASGTNGVQDIKQFFIDSVTIVDQDGSRNGCLITNTYNEFAASEDAVIQKEMNSFMTTIKELFIEKLRMDGSKDEETIMREANFLLLAKHGLAAASRVNTTQEIEDYIEMTFKNI, encoded by the coding sequence GTGGCTAGAAAAAAGAATTATGATGAGCGTGAAGTAGTCGAAAAGGCTATGAATCTGTTCTGGAAAAATACCTACGAGTCTACCTCTATGCAAATGCTAGAGAAGGAAATGGGTATTAATAAATTCTCAATCTATGCGAGCTTTGGAAATAAGCACGGTCTGTTTTTGGCAAGCTTAGCTTATTACAAAGAAAAAGTAGGCGCTATTATTAAGAAGTTTGCTAGCGGTACAAACGGTGTTCAAGATATCAAACAGTTTTTTATAGACTCTGTAACTATCGTTGATCAAGATGGTTCTCGCAACGGATGCCTAATTACAAATACCTACAACGAGTTTGCAGCTAGTGAAGACGCTGTGATTCAAAAAGAGATGAATTCCTTTATGACTACTATAAAGGAGCTTTTTATTGAAAAATTGAGAATGGACGGTAGTAAAGATGAGGAAACCATTATGCGAGAAGCAAATTTTCTTTTATTAGCCAAACATGGCCTAGCAGCTGCGTCAAGAGTAAACACAACACAAGAGATTGAAGATTACATAGAGATGACGTTTAAAAACATCTAA
- a CDS encoding adenosine deaminase, whose product MNNTPLRTLVQGIPKTELHLHIEGSFEPELMFEIAKRNNITLAYDSIESLKKAYTFNNLQEFLDIYYTGAQVLLHEQDFYDLTWAYLTKVHSENVVHVEVFFDPQTHTDRGVPFKTVITGIYNALEKAKSEYGITYKLIMSYLRHLSEEAAFKTLEESQPYKAWIDGVGLDSSEQGNPPSKFKNVFEASAKEGYKLVAHAGEEGPADYIWEALDVLNVVRIDHGNRCLSDDALVERLVKEQIPLTLCPTSNVALKVIDKMEEHPVAQMLDKGILATIHSDDPAYFGGYMNENYYQTASALNLSKEHIMQLAINGFKASWLTEDEKAAHITKVKAYFASID is encoded by the coding sequence ATGAATAATACTCCCCTAAGAACCCTTGTACAAGGCATCCCAAAAACTGAACTCCACCTCCATATAGAAGGTAGTTTTGAGCCAGAATTGATGTTTGAGATTGCAAAGCGCAATAACATCACCCTTGCTTATGATTCTATTGAGTCATTAAAAAAGGCATATACATTTAATAACCTTCAGGAGTTTCTAGACATCTACTATACTGGTGCACAAGTACTCTTACACGAGCAAGATTTTTATGATCTTACGTGGGCATATCTTACTAAGGTGCATAGTGAGAACGTAGTACACGTAGAGGTGTTCTTTGATCCACAAACACACACAGATCGCGGTGTTCCTTTTAAAACAGTAATCACCGGGATTTACAATGCGCTTGAGAAAGCAAAAAGTGAATACGGTATTACCTATAAACTTATCATGTCTTACTTGAGACACCTAAGTGAGGAAGCTGCTTTTAAAACGCTAGAAGAATCACAGCCATATAAAGCGTGGATAGATGGTGTAGGGCTTGACTCTTCTGAGCAAGGAAATCCTCCTAGTAAATTCAAAAACGTATTTGAAGCCTCGGCAAAAGAAGGTTATAAACTAGTTGCACACGCCGGTGAAGAAGGCCCAGCCGATTATATCTGGGAAGCGCTTGACGTACTAAATGTTGTACGTATAGATCACGGTAATCGCTGCCTAAGTGATGACGCCCTTGTGGAGCGTCTTGTAAAAGAGCAAATTCCGTTAACGCTTTGCCCTACTAGTAACGTAGCACTTAAGGTGATTGACAAGATGGAAGAACACCCAGTAGCGCAGATGCTAGATAAAGGGATTCTTGCGACGATACACTCTGATGATCCAGCTTACTTTGGCGGTTATATGAATGAGAACTACTACCAGACAGCAAGTGCCTTAAACTTATCTAAGGAGCACATCATGCAACTTGCCATCAATGGTTTTAAAGCAAGCTGGCTTACCGAAGATGAGAAAGCAGCACACATCACAAAGGTGAAAGCATACTTTGCTTCCATCGATTAA
- a CDS encoding NAD(P)/FAD-dependent oxidoreductase, with protein MLDYVVVGGAQAGLSMAYHLKKMGKNYVVVDGDKEIGASWLNRWDSLKLFTPTEYNHLPGLKFDTPKGHYPSKYEVADYFKSYVSTFEIPVKLNTLITAITKTAKGFTLTHKDGDLEAKNVVVATGPFHTPYTPPCNTKIADSITQMHSNYYKRLDQLQEGDALVVGGGDSGYQILNELSKDGRMKVFFSGDTTVKSLPQHILGKSLWWWFTVTGFLSFNKYSWMGKRISSFTQPVIGTDVKEILSRENVIICGRTKDAMHEEIIFENKKVASIKNIIWATGYRPNFQWIEGLELDADSYPKNRRGVSNIDGLYFLGLPWMYTRGSATLGGVSKDALYLADLIDAKG; from the coding sequence ATGTTAGATTATGTAGTAGTAGGAGGAGCACAAGCCGGATTATCTATGGCGTACCATTTAAAAAAGATGGGGAAGAACTACGTGGTGGTAGATGGTGATAAAGAAATAGGGGCGTCGTGGTTAAACAGATGGGATTCCTTAAAACTATTTACCCCTACCGAATACAACCATCTGCCAGGTTTAAAATTTGACACTCCTAAAGGTCATTACCCAAGTAAATATGAAGTAGCAGATTATTTTAAGTCTTATGTGTCGACTTTTGAGATCCCTGTAAAACTCAATACATTAATTACTGCTATAACTAAGACAGCAAAGGGATTTACCCTCACACATAAGGATGGTGATCTTGAAGCAAAAAATGTGGTGGTTGCCACAGGTCCTTTTCACACGCCATACACACCGCCTTGTAATACTAAGATCGCAGATAGTATCACGCAGATGCACAGTAACTATTACAAAAGACTGGATCAATTACAAGAGGGCGATGCGCTCGTAGTAGGTGGAGGAGATTCTGGATATCAAATCTTAAACGAACTCTCAAAAGATGGCCGCATGAAGGTCTTTTTCTCTGGGGATACTACGGTAAAATCATTGCCGCAGCATATTTTGGGCAAGTCATTATGGTGGTGGTTTACTGTCACAGGTTTTCTAAGTTTTAATAAATATAGCTGGATGGGTAAGAGGATAAGCTCATTTACTCAGCCCGTTATAGGCACAGATGTAAAAGAAATTCTTTCTAGAGAAAACGTCATTATATGCGGCAGAACTAAAGATGCCATGCATGAGGAAATCATCTTCGAAAACAAGAAAGTAGCTAGTATTAAGAATATTATTTGGGCAACGGGATATCGTCCTAATTTTCAATGGATAGAGGGCTTAGAGCTTGACGCAGATAGTTATCCAAAAAACCGCAGAGGAGTAAGTAACATAGACGGTCTGTACTTCTTAGGCCTACCGTGGATGTACACTCGCGGATCTGCAACCTTAGGCGGAGTGTCTAAGGATGCGCTTTATCTTGCAGACTTAATTGATGCAAAGGGGTAA